A genomic window from Hypomesus transpacificus isolate Combined female chromosome 15, fHypTra1, whole genome shotgun sequence includes:
- the nectin3a gene encoding nectin-3-like protein has translation MAKRLLLPKSTLPFNGLRAALLFIVMHGLICVSSNQVVVPEKVSAVLGKNITLGCRIEVGSNLSLTQSSWERRLPSGTITLAVFNPEFGISISPEYARRVSFLSPSIQDATIVLEGVGFADVGSYTCKVATFPLGNTQASTTVNILVEPKVYVSAGSAPLLDGGNHTVVATCIAERGRPAAEVLWETGLHGSLETRSQDEPNGTTTTQVGYIWRPSSADQGQTLTCVVRHPALQTDFRIPYTLNVQFAPEVSVEGRDRSWFVGQADVTLDCSARANPPAHHFSWTRMDAPMPDGVAVANSTFSFTRPLERNDSGVYRCEVMNDIGLGSQDVHFWVQDPPPTTAAPLTSASTVMETRETSTAPDRHSSLFTSPTLASLPDSSLGTIVGGAVGGVLFLVLLLILGGACFMRQRRTFRGDYYTKQYLGPSDMQKESQLDVLQPHELQEVSGDGSGKGSQDLKPKPGGELIYPDYTDDRKDTEDWGNGPRALREGGYYPEYHNNTNNMHHGGLPVHSPPVSNGSPYIPEDCYDNGTDGDYVSHMDGSVISRREWYV, from the exons ATGGCGAAAAGATTGCTACTCCCCAAGAGTACTCTGCCATTTAATGGACTGCGAGCTGCATTGTTATTTATTGTCATGCATGGATTAATCT GTGTGAGCAGTAACCAGGTGGTGGTCCCTGAAAAGGTGAGTGCGGTACTGGGGAAGAACATCACCCTGGGCTGCCGGATAGAGGTGGGCTCCAACCTCAGCCTGACCCAGAGCTCCTGGGAGCGCCGCCTGCCCTCTGGCACCATCACCCTGGCGGTGTTTAACCCCGAGTTCggcatctccatctctccagagTACGCCCGCCGCgtctccttcctgtccccctccaTCCAGGACGCCACGATTGTCCTGGAGGGGGTGGGCTTCGCAGACGTCGGCTCGTACACCTGTAAAGTGGCCACCTTCCCTCTGGGCAACACACAAGCATCAACCACCGTCAACATATTAG tGGAGCCCAAGGTGTACGTGTCAGCCGGCTCTGCCCCCCTGCTGGACGGGGGGAACCACACGGTGGTGGCCACCTGCATCGCGGAGCGCGGCCGCCCCGCCGCCGAGGTCCTCTGGGAAACGGGGCTGCACGGCAGCCTGGAGACGCGCTCCCAGGACGAGCCCAacggcaccaccaccacccaggtGGGCTACATCTGGAGGCCCAGCAGTGCGGACCAGGGCCAGACCCTCACCTGCGTGGTGCGCCACCCGGCCCTGCAGACAGATTTCCGCATCCCCTACACGCTCAACGTGCAGT tcGCTCCAGAGgtgtctgtggaggggagggacaggagCTGGTTCGTGGGCCAGGCTGACGTGACGCTGGACTGCTCTGCCAGAGCTAACCCTCCAGCCCACCACTTCTCCTGGACTAG gatgGATGCCCCCATGCCTGACGGTGTGGCTGTGGCAAACAGCACCTTCAGCTTCACCCGTCCCCTGGAGAGGAATGACTCCGGCGTGTACCGCTGCGAGGTGATGAACGACATCGGGCTCGGGAGTCAAGACGTTCACTTCTGGGTACAGG ACCCTCCGCCAACGACAGCCGCCCCCCTCACCTCGGCCTCCACCGTCATGGAGACCCGTGAAACCAGCACGGCCCCCGACAGGCACAGCTCCCTCTTCACCTCGCCCACGCTGGCGTCCCTGCCCGACAGCAGCCTGGGCACAATAGTGGGCGGAGCGGTGGGCGGGGTCCTcttcctggtgctgctgctgattCTGGGCGGAGCCTGCTTCATGCGCCAGAGGAGGACCTTCAGAGGGGACTACTACACCAAGCAGTACCTGGGCCCGTCCGACATGCAGAAGGAGTCCCAGCTGGACGTGCTCCAGCCCCACGAGCTGCAGGAGGTGTCCGGGGACGGCTCGGGCAAGGGCAGTCAGGACCTGAAACCCAAGCCCGGGGGAGAACTCATTTACCCCGACTACACCGACGACCGCAAGGACACGGAGGACTGGGGCAACGGGCCAAGAGCcctcagggagggggggtactATCCTGAGTATCacaacaacaccaacaacaTGCACCACGGTGGGCTTCCTGTTCACAGCCCCCCGGTATCCAACGGCTCCCCCTACATCCCGGAGGACTGCTATGACAACGGCACAGACGGCGACTATGTGTCCCATATGGACGGATCTGTGATCTCTCGCAGGGAGTGGTACgtctga